The Alnus glutinosa chromosome 8, dhAlnGlut1.1, whole genome shotgun sequence DNA segment TGGGGCAAAGCTTTCAACTATTATTAGAAATGGTGCTTGGTTTTGGCCATTTGCTTGTTCAGATACTATAGTTGATATCCAAAGTAAACTTGCTGAGGTGCCTATTAGGAATGCAGATTTGCCGGTATGGAATTCCAGTAATGGGAATTATTCATGTGCTACTACTTGGGAGTTATTGAGAGAGAAATGCCCTACTGTGGTATGGTGGAAACTTGTTTGGTTCTCCATATCTATTCCTAGACACTCGTTCATTATTTGGTTGGTATTTCGGGATGCTCTTGTAACTAAACAAAGGATGTGTAGCTGGGGATTCACAAAGCCTTCAAACTGTCTTTTCTGCCATGGATGTATTGAGAGCAGAGaccatcttttctttcattatgGGTTTAGTCGAAGAATTTGGTTTGCTCTCATGCATGCTTCCGACTATACTGATCGTCCTTCAGACTGGGATTCAGTTGTGGTTTGGAGTGTTGTTAGGCTGatgggaaaaaaatttaatatcttGCCTTGTAAAGCTTTGTCTTGGTGCTTGCATCTATCATTAGTGGAAGCAGCGAAATGCCTTGCTTCATGGCATTTCTCCCCGGActgaagaagccattttttgCCAGATTAGATGGGAAGTACGATCCAAAATTTTGGCAAAAGTTTCGTTTAAACATATCAACGATCTCCTCTCTCACCACAACCACGTGACTGAATCTCACAGAAAATCACCTCCTGAAAAACCTCCAACAAACAAGCAGCTGATTTCCAGATTTTCTGCATTTCCACTCTTGGGGCATGCTCTGCCTCCAGATTTTCTGCATTTCCACTCTTGTAATTAACGTGCTTTAGCTTTATAGCTACCTTAAGTATTAGTCTCCTTATTTAGTTTTACCTCATGTACAAACCTTCTCTATAAATAGTGTACTGAATGAAATGCTAAGCAATACAATTTGCAATCAATTCTATCAGTGTCTTCAAAGTCTTATATTGTATCAGAGCTTCACTGACTAACGTcctcttccaattttttttttcaaatggcaACTCCACCAACCTCAACTCCTCCCCCACCACCAGCTTCTCCCATTTCCTCCACGACACTCCTGAACCCACCACTTTTAACCCCAACTGTTTCTACTAGTGCCATTTCCTTCCACAACTCTGTCACACACAAACTCACCCGCGACAATTACAACTTATGGAAGACAACTGTTGTCCCTATTCTTAAGGGCCACTCACTTTTTGGTTATGTTGATGGCACGTCAGAATGCCCACCACAAACCATTACTACCTCCTTTGAGAATGGTACTACTATCAATCCAAATCCTGCCTACCTGGCTTGGACTATGCAAGATCAACTAATCCCTGGTGCACTCACCTCCTCTATGACTGAATCTATTATGTCCCATGTTGTCAAGTGTACAACTTCCCGAGATGTGTGGCTTACTCTTGAACGCATGTTCACCTCCCATTCTCGAACACGGACTATGCAAGTCCACTATCAGCTTGCCACCTTAAAAAAGGGCAAAACCTCTGTTGCAGACTATTTTCAAAAGTTTACTTGTCTCACAGACACTCTTCGAGCCGTTAATCAGCCCCTGAATGATTTTGAGGCTATCTCTTTTCTCCTTGCCGGTCTTGGAACCGATTGTGACTTATTTGTGACCTCTGTCACTACTCGTGTGGAGCCCCTCACGATTGGAGAAATTTATGGCCACCTTTTGGCCCATGAGCAACGCATTCAACATCAACTCTCCTATGTCGATGTCTCTCTTATAGGTGCCAACTTTGCTGCCAAAGGGAAACCACCAAGAGGTGGTCGTGGTACCAGATTCTCATCCTCTGGCCGTGGCTATGCTACCTCCAACACTGGCCGTAGCTCTACTCCTCTCCACTCACTCCCCCTTCGAGGTAGGGGGCGTGGCCATAGATTCTCTTCCTCCCCACGACCTGTGTGCCAAGTCTGTAACAAAGCAGGTCATATTGCTTTGGATTGCTATCAACGGTTCAACACTAGTTTTCAACGTGACTCTCCTCCCAACCCGCACGCTTTTATGGCTTCCCCTCAAGCTCTGGCTGATCAGACCTGCTGGTACCTTGACTCCGGTGCCTCTCACCACATTACCTCTGACCTGGTTAATCTCAACCTGAAGGCTGAAGAATATACTAGTTCAGATCAGCTTCGTGTTGGTAACAGTACTGGACTTTCCATTCACCATATTGGCGACGCCCAACTCTCCACGCCCACTCTTCCCTTCACTTTATATAATGTTCTGCATGTTCctcaaatcacaaaaaaattgttgtatGTCCATCAGTTCACCAAAGCTACTAACACTTACTTTGAATTTCACCCTTGTCATTTCCTTGTGAAGGATCAGGCTACTGGGAAAACTCTCCAGTACGGGCGGAGTAACCATGGGCTCTACTCATTTCCATATTTTCCTGCTTTCAATAACTCACCACAACCTGCTGCCATGGTGGGTGAACGAACTTCGGTCTCTGGTTGGCATTCCCGCCTCCGTCATCCTGCCTTTCGTGTTTTGCGACAGCTCCTGTCCAAGTTTCaacttccttttctttccaACAAGGACCCTCTTACTTGTGCAGCTTGTTTCAGCTCCAAAAGCCACCAACAGCCTTTTTCTCATTCTCACACACATAGCCTAGGTCCTCTTGATCTCGTATACACTAACGTTTGGGGGCCATCTCCAATTTGTTCTGTATCTGGTTTCAAGTACTACGTGTCTCTTTCCTTGATGGTTTTAGTAGATATACTTGGCTTTTTCCAATTGcttgtaaaagtgatgtatCTACTATTTTCAATCAATTTAAGCTTTATGTTCAACGCTATTTCTCTTGTTCCATTAAATCTGTACAATCTAATTGGGGTGGCGAATATCGCTCCCTTTCAAAAATTCTCCAACACCATGGCATCACTCATCGCCTTTCTTGCCCCCACACTCACCAACAAAATGGTGCTATTGAATGTAAGCACCGTCACATTGT contains these protein-coding regions:
- the LOC133876272 gene encoding uncharacterized protein LOC133876272, coding for MGGKLAKSIIRFKVGNGSRIFLRFDQWHPFGYLLDNLGHRVVYDTGFPVGAKLSTIIRNGAWFWPFACSDTIVDIQSKLAEVPIRNADLPVWNSSNGNYSCATTWELLREKCPTVVWWKLVWFSISIPRHSFIIWLVFRDALVTKQRMCSWGFTKPSNCLFCHGCIESRDHLFFHYGFSRRIWFALMHASDYTDRPSDWDSVVVWSVVRLMGKKFNILPCKALSWCLHLSLVEAAKCLASWHFSPD